CTCCCGGCTCTGCTGCAAAAGGAGAACTCGCGTTAAATTAAGGCGGTCAGTAAGATCCCTGCGGTAATATATTTTTTCATTTGCTCCTCCGGATATTGTAAAAACGATGCCGGGTTCAAGACTGGTTAATTCTGGTGTTCAGCACTATCGCGCCTGTTCTGCAGACAGGGTACTATAATTTTATCCGGATCTTATGTTATCATACTGATGACATTTCACTTTAGGAAAAACCTTACCCTGTTTTTTTCTAAACAAGGATTAACATACTGATAATAATTAATAAATCATCATTTAATTTTGTTAAAGCAATCTTAACTGATGCTTATGTTATTAAATTCATTAAGTTAATTGCCATGAGGAGATACGTTGATGTGTGTTTCTGAAGAAAATGTAGGCGTATCAGATTCTGAAGTGCTGCGCAAAGGATATGCACAGATTCGGGAAGCCGGCATGGCTGTGTCAGGTCGGACCGGTTTTTCATGGGATGATGCCATGACTGTGACAGAGAACATTATATTCCTGCTTTCTCATCTGGAGCTGTCACTGAGTGAAAAAGATACAGAGTTTTGATGTGGTATGCTAGGTGAGGATTGCAGGTATCTCCACACGACACCTCGGTCGGTCTTGGTGAAATGCACATCAGAAGAGTGATGCGCTCCAGGGTTAGTTCATAAGATGTCGTTGATGGTATTGCCGCGTCATGAGTATATCGTCAGTATATTTACCGGATGATTATGTCGGGATAATAAATCATCTTTCGTAACAGCATTATTTCATCAGGAATAACTTCCTGACGAGAGTGGTGTAATGAGAACAGTAAATGCAGTGTGTATGGTTATGTTTTTTTCTCTCCTGTCAGTTCTGCCAGCGATCTCCTCCCGGGCCGCGGATTGTTCCGGACAGTTTACGCTGCGGGGAGAAATGCAGAGTCCCGAAGGGGGATATAAAGTCTGTATTTATGGAAAAAACAGCCGTGCCGCTGTTATCCGCCAGCCTGTTGATGATGTATGCTCTGCCGTCATGGCAAACAGGCCCGGTAAAGATGATGTGATCTTTATCATAGAGGAATGAGTCCGGATTCTGCTGCCTAGAGAATCAGAATAATAAGTTTTATCAGACTCCTCTTCTTATTAAATTCATTTTAACAGAACATCTTCCCGGCCAGATTCAGCAAAGGACACCTCCGCGTGAACAGACATGACATCACCTCCGGCCTCTTCCGCAGCGCCGGCTTCGACCCGACTTCCGGCATTCTGGAACTCGAATACCGTAACGGTGCCTGCCGGCGCTGGCTGGCAGTGCCGGCACGTCTTTATCAGGGCTTCTGCGCTGCAGAGGACCCGGATGCCTTTTTCCGCAGTCATATTGATGGCCACTTCTTTTCCCTGCACGGGGAGAGTGGGCCGCTGCGCCGCTGAAGGAGGCTGAACGTGGAAAATAACAATGCTGCCGTTGAACATCTGGCGTGGTGTGCGCTGGTTGCGCTGCACCTGGCGCGCCTCGACGGTCTGACGGCTTCCCCTGCTCAGGAAAATCTCTTTCTCACCCGCTGGCTGGCCAGCGCCGAGAAGCAGCGGCGTTTCCGGAAGGAGCTGGCGAACGACATCCGCTGGCTGCTGAAGGAGGGGCGTGAAAAGGGCGTGCGGGCCGACCTGCCCGCCAAGCTGGATTACCTGTGGCGGGCCGGCAGCAGTGACCTGCTGGCGCAGAACGACCTGTTCCGGCTGCAGCACACGCTGAATACCCTGAAACTCGCCGGGTGGATTTACATGGTGCTGAGTGAAAGCGAGTGGAGCGGTCGCCGGGCGCTGAAACTGAATCCGTCCGTTTCCGGCCTGTACCTGAATAAAAATGCGCTCGACGCAGGGTTTGATGAGCACGGCGGGCAACGGCGTCCCCTGCCCGCCCGCATCACCGGAAATATTGCCGCGCTGGACAGGCTGCTGCAGCGCGCCGGCTGGCGGCGCGAACCGGCGGGTAATGACCCGCTGCTCCATCATCTTCTGGCGGCTGCACCTGGCAGCAGGGCCTGAAACGTCCCGGGCACAGCTGCGGGCTGCCAGGAAATCAGCAGCCGTGCTTATGCAACGGGGCCGCCCGTATCGTTCTGCTAAATGTTCCCACCAGGGTGGGAACCGGAGGACGGTTATCTTCAGATTTTTTCCTGATGGCAGGTCAGCGAGCGCAATGTGTCTGTAACGAGGCATACTGATGAAGCAGACCCGGTGCATTGAAATCTGCCGGCGGTATTGCCTTAAAACTTTTCTGCCAATAGCGCACCTGTGCCTCTCCTGGCTCAGGTGCTGTTTTGTCCTTATTCAAACCCTGTACCATAATGTCTTTCATTTTATCGCCAGTTTTTTTCGACTGGCAACCATGAGCGATCCAACCGATCTAATACCTGCCAGGTAGAACGTATGCATCGCTTCAGTGCTGAGCTGCAGACAACATTCGGAATAATATCGGCATTTTTAATGAACCTGCCGGCTCTGATGGCTTCGAGCTGTCCCCTGAAAGTCAGTGGCACATCAACCCAGCCGGTGAATCTGTTTTCCAGGTTCCAGTGACTCTAGCCATATAGCAACAGTATAAGGCCTGATGTCGTTATTATTAACCATTTTATAAATGTCCTGCGGTAACCGGGCTACTTACGTAGATTTTATCTTTTACGTACAAATGCCTTAAGTCCGGCATATTGCGCATCAGAACCCAGCTGATATTCAATCCGCATCAGTTGATTGTATTTCTCTATGCGTTCACCCCGGCAGGGAGCACCGGTTTTCAGATGACCAGCGCGGAGCGCGACGGTCATATCCGCAATAAAACTGTCAACAGTTTCACCGCTGCGATGAGAAATGAATGCTCCCCAGCCATTTTGCTGACAGAGAGCCACAGCATCAAACGTCTCGCTCAGCGTTCCGATTTGATTGAGTTTAATGAGGGCAGCCGTTGCCAGATTTTCCTCAATACCACGCTGGATATATTTCACATTGGTGACGAACAAGTCGTCGCCTACCAGTTCGACACGGTCACTCAGGCGCTGAGACATATACTTCCAGCCCGTCCAGTCATCCTCAGCCAGACCGTCTTCGAGCAAGATAATGGGATACTGGTCAATCAGCTCATCGTAATAATCCGTCATTTCTTCTGGCGTCAGCGCACTGTTTTCAGTTCGCAGCGTATATTTTTGTTCGTAGTAGAATTCACTGGATGCGGGATCAACACAGATACTGATATCTTCTCCGGGCCGGTAACCTGCCTTCTCAATTGCCTGTACGATAAAGTCGAGTGGCTGGCGATTAGAAGATACCGGAGGGGCAAAGCCACCTTCATCACCGACTGCAACAGGCAAATTTTTATTCAGCAGAATCTGGCGTAACGCCTGATAAACTTCACTGCCCTGACGAACGGCCTCTGTCAGGCAGGGAGCACCGTGTGGAGCAATCATAAACTCCTGAAAGTCAGCGCCCTGACCGCGCGCATGCACGCCACCGTTGATGATGTTCATGCAGGGAACCGGCAAAAGGTTAGCTCGCAGCCCGCCTAACCAGCGATACAGAGGCTGGCGTGCAGCCCCTGCTGCCAGCCGGGCTGTTGCGAGAGAAACGCCCAGAATGGCATTCGCACCGAGCCGGCTTTTATTTTCCGTTCCATCAAGAGCCAGCAAAACATTATCAATGTGGCGTTGCTCCCTGACGTCAAGTCCGGCCAGAACCTTGCTGATTGCAGTATTTACCGACGCCACCGCCTGCTTTACTCCTTTGCCACCAAACCGGCTGGCATCACCGTCGCGAAGTTCGACTGCCTCCCTGGACCCCGTACTGGCTCCTGATGGAACAGACGCGCGAGCCATCTGACCATCTTCAGTGTAAGCCTCAACCTCAACGGTGGGATTTCCGCGTGAATCCAGGATTTCACGTGCAGTTACTTTCTCCAGTTTAAAGTTCATGCTGCTCTCCTTATTTATCAGTAAATATGTCGGATCAACACGTCAACATTAAGATGGTTGATGTAATCCATTGACTTTGATGTTAATAAACCAAGAAAACGATTTCGGTGCCCTGCAATAATCAGATCAATGTTCAGATCCACGATGCATTCCTCCACATCATCAATATTGCTCATTGTAACCAGCACCCGTGTATCAGCCGGGACGGGCATTGCGGCTGTAAGACTGCTGAGAAACTCTTTGACCTTAATCACGTCGGCCGAAACCACGTCGTCCATGATGCTGTCAGAAACGTAGTTCATTTCCCGGTAATCGTCGCTGACGTGCGCAAGCGTAATTTTCATTGCAAGCTGCTCTGCCAGAATGGCGGCAAGTTTGACCAGAACAGCACCGTCTTCCCTGTCATGGATCAGAACAAGAGCATGGGAATAACAGGTCATAATGCTTCCCCCGTGTTTATTTTCAGGTGACTGGCAAGCCATGGCAGGAGCTGCTTTTTTCTGCTGAGCATGCCCGGTACGGAACAGGGACCAGCCTGTTTCAGCGCGGGACCGGCAAAATAGAGAGTGGAGAAGGATTTGACGATGTCCGTGACCATAAGCACAACAAGACCGGCCCCCGTCTGCTCAGCCAAATGGGACATCGCCTCTTTTAGGTGGCCCAGTTGATTTTGGACCTGTTCAGGTGAAGAAACTTCCAGCTGAGCAATGCGAACATCGGTTCCCGAGATGACAAATGCCTTGAGATCTTTCTCCAGTAGCTCTTCAGCATTAAGTCCGTCAGTGTCGGTTTTGGCTGCAAGTAACTGGGCAGTGAACGAACTCAAATTAACACCAGCCAGCTTGCTGATTTCAGCAACGGCACGGTAATCATCATCCGTCGTCGTAGGGGATTTTAGCGCAATGGTATCGCTGATAATTGCACCCAGTAACAGGATGGCATAAGCCGGTGGCAGCATTGCCCTGATCGGTGGCTCCATGATTGTCCAGAGCAGAGTTGCGCTACTACCAACCGGTTTAATCCACACTTCAGGTGGAAGATGCGTGATCAGGCCACCAAGGCGATGATGGTCAATGATGCCGATAATATTGCAGAGGGAAAGGAAACCGGGGCCCTGTGCGGGTTCGGTGAAATCAACCAGCCAGACGGGTTCATCCTCTCTGAGCATGATCAGGCGTTCCGGCAAATGTAATCCGGCAACCCGGAAAATATAACGGGTCTCGCGGCTTACCTCACCGAGCCGCCAGGCCCGGGCCCGGCGACCCTGACTGGAAAGCCAGAAGGCGGCGACAACAGCGCTACAGACAGCATCACTGTCAGGATTAGTGTGTCCAAATACGTTGATCATTATCCGGCCCTGAGTGTAAAGCATGCAGGCCATCGGAAAAACGAGAATGAGCCTGACATGCCTCTAATGAATACGAAGAGACATACCAGGCGTCATCAGCTCCAGCGAGGGAGCGGTTTGGATAAGGTGGAACGCCATCACCTTCGACTCAGTGTCTAACAGTTTTTACAAACAGGCAATGATTTTTATGGCAGTTTTTACCCATGCGAAAAATGTATGGTGTGAAGGAAGGAAACCTAATAACATCTGTTGCTACACTTTTATTGTAACCGTTGTTACATTGGAATTGATCGGATGATCTCACATAACTGGCTCCTGATTTCGTATAAGGTACCCTCTGAACCAGCACGTAAACGTATAGCGCTTTGGCGAAAGCTGAAAGCACTGGGAGCAGTGTATATACAGAACGGGGTTTGTCTTTTGCCAAAAAATGAAGAACACACCAGACAGTTGAAAATCATCGAAAATGAGATAGCTAATATGGCCGGAGAGTGTGTATTACTGGAATCAGTCGCACTTGATGGTGTCCAGGAAGAGAAGGTTATTGCCCGGTTTTGTTCCGACAGGGATGAAGAGTACACCGAGTTTCTTGGAAAGTGTCTGGACTTCGAAAACGAAATAGCAAAAGAAACTGCTATAAAACACTTTACTTTTTCTGAACTGGAAGAGAATGATGCAGAGCTGAAAAAGTTAAAGACGTGGCTGGAAAAGATCATGAAACTGGATTTTTACAAATCATTAATGAGCGAGACTGCGACTTTACGGTTAAATAAATGTGAGATTTTACTTGAGGAATATGCAAAAAAGGTCTTCGAAGCATCTGACGATAACTGTCAGGATTGCTGATTTTTATCGAAAACATCGTTCGGCGTGATTTCATATGAAAAATTATTATGCTGGACTGGGTGGTACCGAGAGAAAACCTCAGTGTTTTCTCCGGCCCAGACAGGCAGTTATTATAGTCTATCTGTTAAACTTAATTTATTTCATTATTGAATTTTCAATTGCATATAAGATCAAGGCACTGTCCATCTATGCTGATAGTTGCGATTTTATTGAGGATGCAGTAACCGCGATATTCATTTTTTCTTCCATGACGGAATCCTCGCGGATCATCACCATGACCGGGCGTATACTGTCACTTTTACTGCTACTACCCGGAATCGCTTTTCTGGTGGTCTCTGTGGATAAATTTCATGATCCAGTTACACCTGACATATTTCTTTTTAATTTAATAGGGATGGGTTCTTTGGCTGTCAATGTCACATGCGCATATCTGATGAGACGTTTTCGGATTAATAATAATGCCGTAACAAAAATGGGGTATCTCACATCACGCAATTACGTGATAGCCAGCCTGGCGCTGATTGTTGCTGGCATTTGCACATTGAACTGGCACTCCACATGGCCCGACATTCTGACAGGAACAGCATTATTCATCCTTAATTTTAATGCCGCCATCTCAGTCCGGAAGTGTATCTGCATCGCAAGCTGAGTTCATTGTGGAATGATACTTAGTTTTATCAGCAAAATTTCCAGTCCGAACTGTGCTCTCAGAACTGTGTTTTTATGTTCATGACTTATATGTTGACAGATAACTGTTTTGTGTGTGCTTACTTACAATACGTTTTCGCAGGTTACATTGAGACTAACCGAAACAGGGACAGGGACAGGGACAGGGACAGGGACAAAGATCAAAACGCGTTAATTAATGATATCAAACCGGATGCTTTTATTATGCGGGAAGCTAAATTATTTAATAAAGATGGTGAAGCGAGACTTTACGGCTGTTGAGCAACAGACAGGACTGAGAGGTTTTGTTGCTCCGGCAACGGATACTGGATAACACGTTGCAATATTTATGCGGGATCGCCTGCCGCCTTACAGCTCCAACATCCCTTCGGAACATTGAACATGCAGGAGATGAGCAAAATGGTTGATAAATTTAAAAATCAAAAGGCAACTTTAGTCACTGGTGGAGGCAGGCCCCGCTGGCTCAATCGTACGGTCGTGGGTGTCGGGTTCACCAGCGCTCTGGGAGATTTCTGTTATGAAACGGCCACCGTTATTTTGCCTGGTTTCCTGGCCGTGCTGGGTATACCGGCCTCATGGCTCGGGACATTTGAAGGAATTGCCGATGCAATTGCAGCATTTACCAAACTCTGGGCAGGATACATCGCTGACAGGCTTATTTACCGAAGGCGTGCTCACGCTGCCTGCCGGTTATCCGGGAATAGTGGCAGATAACCTTCTGGACGCTGGAACTGCGCACGACCCAGGAGCGATTGACCCGGGCCGTGCGCGAGGCGGGCCCGGATACCAATCGCGTGCGTCAGTGGCTGGAGAAAACCCGCCGCCGCGCGCTACTGATGCCCAAACGCTAACCAATCACCCTTCTGTGGGGGCGAACCTGTACCTGAAGCGGCCTCTACGGCGGCGTTAAGCGCGAGGATATTAGTCTGGAATGCAATGCCGTTAATGTCTTCAACCACTCTCCGCACCAGCCCGGCTCCCCGCTGCGTGGTACCAGCTTGCGACCGGCCAGCTCTCGCGCCTCGTGCGAGTTCTCCGCGTTGTGAGTGACGGTGACCACCGCCGCGTTAAGCTGCAGTGTTCTGTA
The sequence above is a segment of the Pantoea sp. At-9b genome. Coding sequences within it:
- a CDS encoding DUF2913 family protein, whose translation is MENNNAAVEHLAWCALVALHLARLDGLTASPAQENLFLTRWLASAEKQRRFRKELANDIRWLLKEGREKGVRADLPAKLDYLWRAGSSDLLAQNDLFRLQHTLNTLKLAGWIYMVLSESEWSGRRALKLNPSVSGLYLNKNALDAGFDEHGGQRRPLPARITGNIAALDRLLQRAGWRREPAGNDPLLHHLLAAAPGSRA
- a CDS encoding DHHA2 domain-containing protein yields the protein MINVFGHTNPDSDAVCSAVVAAFWLSSQGRRARAWRLGEVSRETRYIFRVAGLHLPERLIMLREDEPVWLVDFTEPAQGPGFLSLCNIIGIIDHHRLGGLITHLPPEVWIKPVGSSATLLWTIMEPPIRAMLPPAYAILLLGAIISDTIALKSPTTTDDDYRAVAEISKLAGVNLSSFTAQLLAAKTDTDGLNAEELLEKDLKAFVISGTDVRIAQLEVSSPEQVQNQLGHLKEAMSHLAEQTGAGLVVLMVTDIVKSFSTLYFAGPALKQAGPCSVPGMLSRKKQLLPWLASHLKINTGEAL
- a CDS encoding Chromate resistance protein ChrB codes for the protein MISHNWLLISYKVPSEPARKRIALWRKLKALGAVYIQNGVCLLPKNEEHTRQLKIIENEIANMAGECVLLESVALDGVQEEKVIARFCSDRDEEYTEFLGKCLDFENEIAKETAIKHFTFSELEENDAELKKLKTWLEKIMKLDFYKSLMSETATLRLNKCEILLEEYAKKVFEASDDNCQDC
- a CDS encoding KTSC domain-containing protein gives rise to the protein MNRHDITSGLFRSAGFDPTSGILELEYRNGACRRWLAVPARLYQGFCAAEDPDAFFRSHIDGHFFSLHGESGPLRR
- a CDS encoding universal stress protein — encoded protein: MTCYSHALVLIHDREDGAVLVKLAAILAEQLAMKITLAHVSDDYREMNYVSDSIMDDVVSADVIKVKEFLSSLTAAMPVPADTRVLVTMSNIDDVEECIVDLNIDLIIAGHRNRFLGLLTSKSMDYINHLNVDVLIRHIY
- the eno gene encoding phosphopyruvate hydratase — its product is MNFKLEKVTAREILDSRGNPTVEVEAYTEDGQMARASVPSGASTGSREAVELRDGDASRFGGKGVKQAVASVNTAISKVLAGLDVREQRHIDNVLLALDGTENKSRLGANAILGVSLATARLAAGAARQPLYRWLGGLRANLLPVPCMNIINGGVHARGQGADFQEFMIAPHGAPCLTEAVRQGSEVYQALRQILLNKNLPVAVGDEGGFAPPVSSNRQPLDFIVQAIEKAGYRPGEDISICVDPASSEFYYEQKYTLRTENSALTPEEMTDYYDELIDQYPIILLEDGLAEDDWTGWKYMSQRLSDRVELVGDDLFVTNVKYIQRGIEENLATAALIKLNQIGTLSETFDAVALCQQNGWGAFISHRSGETVDSFIADMTVALRAGHLKTGAPCRGERIEKYNQLMRIEYQLGSDAQYAGLKAFVRKR
- a CDS encoding histidine phosphatase family protein — protein: MENRFTGWVDVPLTFRGQLEAIRAGRFIKNADIIPNVVCSSALKRCIRSTWQVLDRLDRSWLPVEKNWR
- a CDS encoding methyl-accepting chemotaxis protein; this encodes MNGIAFQTNILALNAAVEAASGTGSPPQKGDWLAFGHQ
- a CDS encoding cation diffusion facilitator family transporter; protein product: MKNYYAGLGGTERKPQCFLRPRQAVIIVYLLNLIYFIIEFSIAYKIKALSIYADSCDFIEDAVTAIFIFSSMTESSRIITMTGRILSLLLLLPGIAFLVVSVDKFHDPVTPDIFLFNLIGMGSLAVNVTCAYLMRRFRINNNAVTKMGYLTSRNYVIASLALIVAGICTLNWHSTWPDILTGTALFILNFNAAISVRKCICIAS